In Puntigrus tetrazona isolate hp1 chromosome 18, ASM1883169v1, whole genome shotgun sequence, one genomic interval encodes:
- the c18h19orf47 gene encoding uncharacterized protein C19orf47 homolog, with amino-acid sequence MATVTTATSEWIQFFKDAGIPPGLAVNYAVSFVDNRIQKSMLMDLSKEIMMDLGITVIGDIIAILKHAKHVYRQDMCKTTTEAISSGQTSVQAELRRTANTPATRMIANALSRDSPPSTPARRPDNRISVTVSNASAKTVPSKPTEENGLQVKRRRVTREMEGKYIINMPKGTTARTRRILAQQAKKAKVLKRTSVFDRLGAESKADTTSANKQPTGVFSRLGEAEEDEDSGGKTDGVADAFEDNDSDGDGSVLQYAGVLKRPPPTSKKETVTAKTKPLTLRRLGAKYKLPLSEGTPPISSSTSSSNQEGTPKLGVLQRLGKAPSVNPTSSTPLVNQPADTQDSRVTSSRSKFQGSFALASPKVSSSTGDTHGAQMDAGSVSVFKRLGARKT; translated from the exons ccaccTCAGAATGGATCCAGTTCTTCAAAGATGCTGGGATCCCTCCTGGACTGGCTGTCAACTACGCAGTGTCGTTTGTTGATAACAG GATTCAGAAAAGCATGCTCATGGACCTCAGTAAGGAAATAATGATGGACTTGGGAATTACAGTCATCGGGGACATCATAGCCATTCTCAAACATGCAAAGCATGTGTATAGACAG GATATGTGCAAAACGACAACCGAGGCCATTTCGTCTGGACAGACTAGTGTACAGGCTGAACTGAGACGTACTGCAAACACTC CTGCCACACGCATGATTGCCAATGCTCTGAGCCGGGACTCCCCACCAAGCACTCCTGCTCGGCGCCCTGACAACCGAATTTCAGTAACGGTCTCCAACGCCAGTGCCAAAACAG TGCCCAGCAAGCCAACAGAAGAAAATGGGTTGCAAGTAAAGCGCCGGCGAGTCACAAGAGAAATGGAGGGCAAATATATCATAAACATGCCAAAAGGCACCACAGCTCGAACTCGGCGCATCCTGGCGCAGCAGGCAAAGAAAG CTAAGGTTTTAAAGCGTACTTCAGTGTTTGACAGACTCGGGGCAGAGTCAAAGGCAGACACCACCTCAGCCAATAAG cAGCCAACAGGTGTGTTTAGCCGACTGGGTGAAGCAGAGGAAGACGAAGACAGCGGAGGAAAGACAGATGGTGTTGCAGACGCTTTCGAGGACAATGACAGCGACGGCGACGGCTCGGTGCTGCAGTATGCCGGCGTCCTCAAACGACCCCCACCCACTTCTAAAAAAGAGACCGTAACAGCCAAAACTAAACCCCTCACTCTGCGTCGACTCGGCGCAAAGTACAAACTCCCCTTATCTGAAGGCACACCGCCGATATCCTCCTCTACCTCCTCCTCCAACCAAGAGGGGACACCCAAACTGGGTGTACTGCAGAGACTGGGCAAGGCCCCGTCGGTCAACCCTACCTCCTCGACCCCTCTAGTCAATCAGCCTGCAGACACCCAGGACAGTCGTGTTACGAGTAGCAGGAGCAAATTCCAGGGCAGCTTTGCTCTGGCCAGCCCTAAGGTCAGTAGCAGCACAGGTGACACTCACGGGGCTCAGATGGACGCTGGCTCGGTCAGTGTATTCAAGAGACTGGGCGCGCGGAAAACCTAA